A region of Mycobacterium sp. 155 DNA encodes the following proteins:
- a CDS encoding heavy-metal-associated domain-containing protein, whose product MLQTLTFLVRGMTCEHCVRAVTAELEALDTVTDVTVGLVPQGDSTVTVTSSAGLTAGAVRDAVQRAGYDVVEPASR is encoded by the coding sequence ATGTTGCAGACGCTGACGTTTCTGGTGCGGGGCATGACGTGCGAGCATTGCGTGCGCGCGGTCACCGCGGAACTGGAAGCCCTCGACACGGTGACGGATGTGACGGTTGGCCTTGTTCCACAGGGTGATTCGACGGTCACCGTGACCAGCTCCGCCGGCCTGACAGCCGGCGCGGTTCGGGATGCCGTGCAGCGCGCCGGTTATGACGTGGTAGAGCCAGCTTCGCGGTGA
- a CDS encoding multicopper oxidase family protein, translated as MTRRGFLAATVVGGAALVACSRSTTSTAPTGTTATDAITAAEAARPHSGKTVTARLAPGSADIDLGGTKARTLAYNNQVPGPLIRANVGDEIAVTVDNGLDHPSSVHWHGIALRNDMDGASPASPNIAPGSSFTYRFSSPYPGTYWAHPHTGLDTDYGLYMPVIIDDPAEPGRYDAEWIVMLDDWTSGVGTSPEEIFKGLRSMGKGGGSMPGMGGMPGTPGVGGVGASDLLGGDGGDVSYPYYLVNGRIPAAATTFTAKPGQRIRIRIINAAADTAFRVALAGHRMTVTHTDGFPVVPTEVDALLLGMGERYDVIVTAGDGVFPLVASAEGKNAVARAVLSTGAGSVPDAAFRPPQLTGRVGTVDTFTATPEVQLPTNSDLALQARLSGTMMQYDWMINGRPYDQTIPLTVHQGQHATLTFTNETMMWHPMHLHGHTYQVIKPDGTAGPRKDTVIVKPMQTVTVRLVADNPGIWMLHCHNGYHMDAGMMTTLNYTS; from the coding sequence ATGACGCGGCGCGGCTTTCTGGCCGCCACCGTTGTGGGCGGCGCTGCCTTGGTGGCCTGTAGCCGTTCCACCACCAGTACCGCCCCGACCGGCACCACCGCAACGGATGCGATCACCGCGGCGGAGGCCGCTCGGCCCCATTCCGGTAAGACGGTCACCGCGCGGCTGGCGCCTGGGTCGGCCGATATCGACCTGGGCGGAACGAAAGCGCGCACTCTGGCGTACAACAACCAGGTTCCTGGACCCCTGATCCGGGCCAATGTCGGCGACGAGATCGCCGTCACGGTCGACAACGGTCTCGACCACCCGTCGTCGGTGCACTGGCACGGCATCGCCTTGCGCAACGACATGGACGGCGCCTCACCGGCCTCACCCAACATCGCCCCAGGTTCGAGTTTCACCTATCGGTTCAGCTCGCCGTATCCCGGGACGTACTGGGCTCATCCGCACACCGGACTGGACACCGACTACGGCCTATACATGCCGGTGATCATCGACGACCCGGCCGAACCCGGACGCTACGACGCCGAGTGGATCGTCATGCTCGACGACTGGACCTCCGGAGTCGGCACCAGTCCCGAGGAGATCTTCAAGGGATTGCGGTCGATGGGCAAGGGTGGCGGCTCCATGCCCGGGATGGGCGGCATGCCGGGAACTCCGGGTGTCGGCGGTGTCGGTGCCAGTGATCTGCTGGGGGGAGACGGCGGCGACGTCAGCTACCCGTACTACCTCGTCAACGGGCGGATCCCCGCCGCGGCGACGACCTTCACCGCCAAGCCGGGACAACGCATCCGCATCCGGATCATCAACGCCGCCGCCGACACCGCCTTCCGGGTCGCCCTGGCTGGACACCGCATGACCGTCACTCACACCGACGGGTTCCCTGTCGTGCCCACCGAGGTCGACGCCCTCCTGCTGGGCATGGGGGAGCGCTACGACGTCATCGTGACCGCCGGCGACGGTGTGTTCCCGTTGGTCGCCTCGGCCGAGGGCAAGAACGCCGTCGCCCGCGCTGTGTTGTCCACCGGTGCCGGCAGCGTCCCCGACGCCGCCTTCCGGCCGCCGCAGCTGACGGGCCGGGTCGGCACCGTCGACACCTTTACTGCCACACCGGAAGTCCAGCTACCGACGAACAGTGATCTCGCGCTGCAGGCACGCTTGTCGGGCACGATGATGCAGTACGACTGGATGATCAACGGCCGGCCGTACGACCAGACCATCCCGCTAACCGTCCACCAGGGCCAGCACGCCACCCTCACGTTCACCAACGAGACCATGATGTGGCATCCGATGCACCTGCACGGCCACACCTACCAGGTGATCAAACCCGACGGCACCGCCGGGCCGCGTAAGGACACCGTCATCGTCAAACCGATGCAGACCGTAACGGTAAGGCTCGTCGCAGACAACCCAGGTATATGGATGTTGCACTGCCACAACGGGTATCACATGGACGCCGGCATGATGACCACCCTGAACTACACCAGCTGA
- a CDS encoding ATP-binding protein: MGRRLLLAQTLVLIAGGVTTWVVASVVGPPLFREHLHRAGIAHDSNEQYHAEQAYQNATALSIAVAITVAALTAFIVTAVLSRRLQQSIGEVAAAASAVAEGRYDIRVASPGLGDEFDELATAFNRMAERLQAVESTRRRLFGDLAHEIRTPVSVLEAYLEAVEDGVKPLDQPTIAMLREQTGRLVRFSADAAALAQAEEGQAAIAPGWVDAGELARTAGAAIADRYAAKNVTLRTHISGTVRLWADRQRLAQVLGNLLDNALRHTPAGGHVTLAVTQIAGEVGFTVTDDGDGIAAEHLPHVFERFYRADSARDRGRGGSGIGLAIVKALTEAHGGHIRVASRGPGTGTTFTVSVPIQLPGGTYRGTHREAGSTTS; the protein is encoded by the coding sequence ATGGGACGCCGGCTTCTGCTCGCCCAGACCCTGGTGCTCATCGCAGGCGGGGTCACCACCTGGGTGGTGGCGTCGGTGGTCGGACCACCGTTGTTCCGGGAACATCTGCACCGAGCAGGTATCGCCCACGACTCCAACGAGCAGTACCACGCCGAGCAGGCGTACCAGAACGCCACCGCGCTGTCCATCGCTGTCGCGATCACGGTGGCCGCCTTGACCGCGTTCATCGTCACGGCAGTCTTGAGCCGGCGCCTGCAGCAGTCGATCGGTGAAGTCGCCGCGGCCGCGTCGGCCGTGGCCGAGGGACGCTATGACATCCGGGTCGCGTCGCCCGGGCTTGGGGACGAATTCGATGAGCTGGCGACGGCGTTCAACCGAATGGCTGAACGGCTCCAGGCCGTGGAATCGACTCGCCGCCGGTTGTTCGGTGACCTTGCCCACGAAATCCGCACGCCCGTGTCGGTGTTGGAGGCGTACCTCGAAGCAGTGGAAGACGGTGTGAAGCCTCTCGATCAGCCGACCATCGCGATGCTGCGCGAGCAGACCGGTCGATTGGTGCGCTTCTCTGCCGACGCCGCCGCCCTGGCCCAGGCCGAAGAGGGCCAGGCCGCCATCGCCCCGGGGTGGGTCGACGCCGGGGAGCTTGCGAGAACGGCGGGCGCCGCGATCGCAGATCGCTATGCCGCCAAGAACGTCACCCTGAGAACCCACATCAGCGGCACCGTGCGCCTCTGGGCAGACCGGCAACGGCTGGCGCAGGTGTTGGGAAACCTCCTCGACAACGCACTGCGCCACACCCCCGCAGGCGGCCACGTCACCCTGGCAGTCACCCAGATCGCCGGCGAGGTCGGCTTCACCGTCACCGACGACGGCGACGGCATCGCCGCCGAGCATCTCCCCCACGTCTTCGAGCGCTTCTATCGCGCCGACTCCGCCCGCGACCGCGGGCGCGGGGGCTCCGGCATCGGACTAGCCATCGTCAAGGCGCTGACCGAAGCCCACGGCGGCCACATCAGGGTGGCCAGCCGCGGACCCGGAACCGGCACCACCTTTACGGTTTCAGTGCCCATCCAACTGCCAGGGGGAACCTACCGCGGCACTCACCGCGAAGCTGGCTCTACCACGTCATAA
- a CDS encoding response regulator transcription factor, translating to MDFTSAAAAGGADFGYRALVVDDEEPLADVVASYLEREHFEVTVCHSGSAALAVAREVDPDVVVLDLGLPGIDGVEVCRQLRTFSDAYVVMLTARDTEVDTIVGLSVGADDYVTKPFSPRELVARIRAMLRRPRTFGAPVSVASWAVVDPGSRRVFGLLAIDVAGRQVFLDGQLIPLTRTEFDILGALSSRPGMVWSRQQLIEAVWGEPWVGNDHLVDVHVGHVRRKLGDDPADPRFIYTVRGVGYRMGTGQ from the coding sequence ATGGACTTCACATCGGCGGCAGCGGCGGGTGGTGCCGACTTCGGCTATCGAGCATTGGTCGTCGACGACGAGGAACCTCTGGCCGACGTCGTTGCCAGCTATCTGGAACGCGAACACTTCGAGGTGACGGTGTGCCATTCGGGGTCCGCCGCGCTGGCTGTGGCCCGAGAAGTCGACCCTGACGTGGTGGTGCTCGATCTGGGCTTGCCGGGGATCGATGGGGTGGAGGTGTGCCGGCAGCTGCGGACGTTTTCCGATGCCTATGTGGTGATGCTGACTGCCCGCGATACCGAGGTTGACACCATCGTCGGCTTGTCGGTGGGGGCCGATGACTATGTCACCAAGCCGTTTAGTCCGCGCGAGCTAGTCGCCCGCATTCGGGCGATGTTGCGCCGTCCCCGCACTTTTGGTGCACCGGTCTCGGTCGCTAGCTGGGCGGTTGTTGACCCGGGATCGCGGCGGGTGTTCGGTCTCCTCGCAATCGACGTCGCCGGCCGTCAGGTGTTTCTCGACGGACAGTTGATCCCTCTGACGCGCACTGAGTTCGACATCCTGGGGGCACTGTCCTCCCGCCCTGGCATGGTGTGGAGCCGCCAGCAGCTCATCGAAGCGGTGTGGGGTGAACCGTGGGTGGGCAACGACCATCTTGTCGATGTCCACGTCGGCCACGTTCGGCGCAAGCTCGGTGACGACCCAGCCGACCCGAGGTTCATCTACACCGTGCGTGGTGTGGGCTACCGGATGGGGACCGGGCAGTGA
- a CDS encoding SHOCT domain-containing protein, with product MMFWSDHMSGWGYAGMVIGMVLFWALIIVGIVALIRFSTGNTQAGSIPQFSPYTESPEQLLAARFARGEIDEAEYQQRLAVLRGAARR from the coding sequence ATGATGTTCTGGTCCGATCACATGAGCGGGTGGGGATACGCAGGAATGGTTATTGGAATGGTCTTGTTCTGGGCCCTCATCATCGTCGGAATCGTCGCCCTGATCCGGTTCAGCACCGGCAACACCCAGGCAGGATCGATTCCGCAGTTCTCGCCGTACACCGAATCGCCGGAGCAGTTGCTGGCCGCTCGGTTCGCCCGCGGGGAGATCGACGAAGCCGAGTACCAACAGCGACTGGCTGTCCTACGCGGCGCCGCGCGGCGTTGA
- a CDS encoding DUF305 domain-containing protein, which produces MVTGVAALAAVVALGACSKSATKEATSSTASSSVQTSSTAPAVAHNQADMQFARMMIPHHQQAVQMSDMILAKQGIDPRVVDLAKQIKAAQGPEIEKMQGWLTQWGMPGMPGMTGMPGMGETPGNAPSDHGGMQGSDTATASPTTTTMPSGSMMPSGSMMPSGSMMPSGSMMPSGSMMPSGSMMPGMPGMDDMPGMDGMMSPADMDALKNAQGVEASKLFLTQMIKHHQGAITMAQNEIKDGQFPDAVALAKSIASSQQKEIDTMNQILSSL; this is translated from the coding sequence GTGGTGACCGGGGTGGCTGCGCTGGCCGCAGTGGTCGCCCTCGGGGCGTGTAGCAAGTCGGCGACCAAGGAGGCGACGTCGTCCACGGCTTCGTCGTCGGTTCAGACGTCGTCGACGGCGCCGGCGGTCGCGCATAACCAGGCCGACATGCAGTTCGCGCGCATGATGATCCCGCATCATCAGCAGGCGGTTCAGATGAGCGACATGATTCTGGCCAAGCAGGGCATCGACCCGCGGGTGGTGGACTTGGCCAAGCAGATCAAGGCGGCCCAGGGCCCGGAGATCGAGAAGATGCAGGGCTGGCTGACTCAGTGGGGCATGCCCGGGATGCCGGGAATGACCGGGATGCCCGGGATGGGCGAGACGCCGGGGAACGCGCCGTCGGATCACGGTGGCATGCAAGGCTCCGACACCGCTACCGCATCACCGACGACCACGACCATGCCGAGCGGTTCGATGATGCCGAGTGGGTCGATGATGCCCAGCGGTTCGATGATGCCGAGTGGGTCGATGATGCCCAGCGGTTCAATGATGCCGAGCGGGTCGATGATGCCCGGCATGCCCGGCATGGATGACATGCCCGGTATGGACGGGATGATGTCGCCGGCCGATATGGATGCACTGAAGAACGCCCAGGGGGTCGAGGCCAGTAAGTTGTTCTTGACCCAGATGATCAAGCACCATCAGGGCGCAATCACCATGGCGCAGAACGAGATCAAGGATGGCCAGTTCCCTGACGCTGTTGCGCTGGCCAAGTCGATCGCCAGCAGCCAGCAGAAGGAGATCGACACCATGAACCAGATCCTGAGCTCTTTGTAG